Below is a window of Anaerolineae bacterium DNA.
TTTCCCACAGGACGCCCACAAGGGGCGGTAGCCAGCAGAGGTTTGAAGCTACCGTCTCAAGGGCTGCGTAGAGATTGGTTGTTGGGCTAAAGCCCATAAGCCTTGCGAGGATAAGGCCCACGGGCACCAGAAGTATAACCGCAAGGCTGGTTAGCATTACGGGATTTCTCCTATACTCGTCAAGAGCACCTCCAAGGCCCCTCCTCTTCTTCCAGAGAAAGAAGAGCCCCGAGATGTTCGCCCCTATTTGGTCGCTAAGGGCGTACAGGTAGGGTATGTAAAAGCCCTCAACACCGTATACGTTTACCCCTAAAAGGCGTGAGAAAAAGTCTACAACCCAGGGGGAAACCATACCCGCTAACTTGCCCCAGCCATAGGCTTCCGCCATGGAAAGGCTCTTACCCATTAATCTGCTTGTTAGGGCATAAAAGCCTTCAAAGATGCTTTCCCCTTCGCCAGAAAAGCTACGGACAACCCATTCGCTAAAGGGATTACCCCTAAAGCCCATGTGGTCTAAAAGCGCCCCCAGGGAAAGCCCCAGTATATACCCCAGGAGGGTGTATCTAAAAAGGCTCCTGAACTCTCGGCCTTCTTCTATGTGATTTCCTTCCACGGAGTTCTCTCCTATCTCCCAGAGCTTTTCCTTCTGGCGCAGAGAAGGGGTCTGTCAAGGCCTTGTCACCATTACACTCCGTAGCGCTCCTCCTTCCATGGGTCAGCATTGTTGTGGTAACCTCTCTGTTCCCAGTAGCCGGGCCTGTCCTCGGCGGTGAACTCCAGTGCCCGTACCCATTTAGCGCTCTTCCAGAAATACCGTTTCGGGACCACAAGCCGGAGTGGGTAACCGTGTTCAGGCGGGAGGGTAACCCCATTCAACCTGTAGGCGAGCACCACGTCATCGTCCAGAAAAGCTTCCAGGGGCAAATTTGTGGTGTAGCCGTATTCACAGTGCACTACCACAAAGCGCGCATCCGGGAGCAGCTTTACCTTTTTGAGTAGATCCTTTGGGGAAACTCCCTCCCACACCGTATCCAGCACGCTCCAACCGGTAACGCAGTGGACATCAGCCACCACGCGGACCAAAGGCATCTGGAGGATATCCTGGTAGGTAAAAGTGACCTCTTCCTGAACTCGGCCGAAGATACGCAGGTTCCAGGTTTCTGGGTCAAAGGGGGGGATTGGTCCCACGTGCAGGACTGGG
It encodes the following:
- a CDS encoding sulfite oxidase-like oxidoreductase yields the protein MARIPPGQRVVNKLPVLHVGPIPPFDPETWNLRIFGRVQEEVTFTYQDILQMPLVRVVADVHCVTGWSVLDTVWEGVSPKDLLKKVKLLPDARFVVVHCEYGYTTNLPLEAFLDDDVVLAYRLNGVTLPPEHGYPLRLVVPKRYFWKSAKWVRALEFTAEDRPGYWEQRGYHNNADPWKEERYGV